A section of the Solitalea canadensis DSM 3403 genome encodes:
- the aqpZ gene encoding aquaporin Z codes for MSNRLAAEFIGTFWLVLGGCGSAVISAAFPNVGIGLLGVAFAFGLTVLTIAYSLGHISGAHLNPAVSFGLWAGGRLETSALIPYVIAQVLGGIVASGVLFLIASGTAGFSLSDGFASNGYGDYSPGHYGVNAAFICELVMTFMFLIVIMGATDERAPKGFAGIAIGLALTLIHLISIPVTNTSVNPARSTGPAIFVGGYALAQLWLFWVAPIAGAVIAGFFYKTFFGKKD; via the coding sequence ATGTCTAACAGATTAGCTGCTGAATTTATTGGCACATTTTGGTTGGTATTAGGAGGTTGCGGAAGCGCTGTAATCTCCGCGGCATTTCCCAATGTAGGTATTGGGTTATTAGGGGTTGCTTTTGCGTTTGGTTTAACAGTGTTAACAATTGCCTATTCGCTCGGCCATATTTCCGGTGCACATTTAAATCCTGCGGTATCCTTCGGATTATGGGCAGGAGGCCGGTTAGAGACCTCCGCATTAATTCCTTATGTAATTGCACAGGTTTTAGGTGGAATTGTTGCTTCAGGAGTACTGTTCCTAATTGCAAGCGGAACAGCTGGATTTAGTTTAAGCGATGGATTTGCATCAAATGGTTATGGAGATTACTCTCCTGGCCACTATGGCGTAAATGCTGCTTTTATTTGTGAATTGGTCATGACCTTCATGTTTTTAATCGTAATTATGGGTGCAACGGATGAAAGAGCGCCAAAGGGTTTTGCCGGAATTGCTATTGGGTTAGCATTAACGCTTATTCACCTTATCAGTATTCCTGTAACCAATACATCTGTTAATCCTGCTCGTAGTACCGGACCCGCCATATTTGTGGGTGGTTATGCTCTTGCTCAACTATGGTTGTTTTGGGTAGCACCAATCGCGGGAGCGGTAATAGCTGGTTTCTTCTATAAAACGTTCTTTGGTAAGAAAGATTAA
- a CDS encoding pyridoxal phosphate-dependent decarboxylase family protein yields the protein MNAILQHDLQSIDQILDQIKQYGLDFLANIDKIPTGQQTTIVNENQLPANGGGTLAALNLFKLEFQKLMVASAGPRYWGFVTGGTTPAAIAGDWLTAVFDQNTQNITGAGDLSAVVELETIRLMLQLFELPQDFHGGFVSGATMSNFTCLGVARQWAGKKAGKDIAREGMINDIVVLSAVPHSSVLKSLSMLGFGSSNIVKVKTIEGREAVDIDDLKEKLEKYKNRSIIVSCSGGTVNSVDFDDFVQIAELKKQYEFWMHIDAAFGGFAACAPSHQHLLKGWDKADSITVDCHKWMNVPYDSAVFFVKKEHNRLQVETFQNSNAPYLGNPEDNFSYLNFLPENSRRFRALPAWFSLIAYGREGFKSIVANNINNAMEFGKWMETAATFELLAPVYLNTVCFKLKENNVLLPEFLNELNSRGKVFMTPSILKGENCIRAAFVNWRTSSLDLQIAQQELITVFQQLSTKV from the coding sequence ATGAATGCAATTCTTCAGCATGACCTTCAATCCATTGATCAAATTCTTGATCAAATCAAGCAGTATGGCCTTGATTTCCTTGCTAATATTGATAAAATTCCTACAGGACAACAAACGACTATCGTAAATGAAAATCAATTGCCAGCGAATGGAGGAGGAACTTTAGCTGCTTTAAATCTTTTTAAATTAGAATTCCAAAAACTAATGGTTGCATCAGCAGGACCTCGATATTGGGGTTTTGTTACAGGGGGCACTACACCTGCAGCTATTGCTGGTGACTGGCTAACTGCTGTCTTTGATCAAAATACGCAAAACATAACTGGTGCAGGCGATCTGTCAGCGGTTGTTGAATTAGAAACCATTCGACTAATGCTTCAACTATTTGAACTTCCTCAAGATTTTCATGGAGGTTTTGTTTCTGGAGCGACTATGTCGAATTTCACTTGTTTGGGAGTGGCCCGACAATGGGCGGGAAAAAAAGCAGGAAAAGATATTGCGCGTGAAGGAATGATTAATGATATAGTCGTGTTATCAGCAGTACCGCACTCATCAGTATTAAAGTCGCTTTCAATGTTGGGTTTCGGTAGTAGTAATATTGTAAAAGTTAAAACAATTGAAGGAAGAGAAGCGGTGGATATAGATGATTTGAAGGAAAAACTGGAGAAATATAAGAATCGTTCAATCATTGTTAGCTGCAGTGGTGGCACAGTTAATTCAGTAGATTTTGATGACTTTGTTCAAATTGCTGAACTGAAAAAGCAATATGAATTCTGGATGCATATTGACGCTGCATTTGGAGGTTTTGCGGCTTGTGCACCAAGTCATCAACACTTATTGAAAGGGTGGGATAAGGCTGATAGCATAACTGTCGATTGCCATAAATGGATGAACGTTCCATATGATAGTGCCGTTTTCTTTGTTAAAAAGGAACATAACAGGCTTCAAGTTGAAACTTTTCAAAATTCGAATGCTCCCTATTTGGGTAATCCGGAAGACAATTTTTCTTATTTGAATTTCTTGCCGGAAAATTCACGTCGTTTTAGGGCATTACCGGCTTGGTTCAGTTTGATTGCTTACGGGCGCGAAGGTTTTAAGTCTATTGTGGCAAACAACATTAACAATGCCATGGAGTTTGGAAAATGGATGGAAACTGCTGCAACATTCGAACTACTCGCACCTGTTTACCTTAATACAGTATGTTTCAAGTTGAAGGAAAATAATGTGTTGTTGCCTGAATTCTTGAATGAACTGAATAGCCGCGGAAAAGTTTTTATGACACCTTCTATTCTTAAAGGAGAAAACTGTATTCGGGCAGCATTTGTAAACTGGAGGACCTCATCACTTGATTTGCAAATAGCACAACAAGAATTAATAACTGTTTTTCAACAATTGTCAACAAAAGTTTAG
- the nuoK gene encoding NADH-quinone oxidoreductase subunit NuoK, giving the protein MLNGIPLEHFLIISAILFSAGIFAVLTRRNAIMILIGIELMLNAAILNLIAFGAFDKTKNGGQSFAIFAIVLAAAGVAVSLAIILNVYRHFKTIDPSKIDEMKY; this is encoded by the coding sequence ATGTTAAACGGAATTCCTTTAGAACATTTTTTGATCATAAGTGCAATATTGTTTAGTGCCGGTATTTTTGCTGTATTAACCCGCAGAAATGCCATTATGATATTAATCGGTATAGAATTGATGTTAAATGCAGCAATTCTTAATTTGATTGCGTTTGGAGCATTTGATAAAACGAAAAATGGTGGTCAGTCTTTTGCAATATTTGCTATTGTATTAGCAGCCGCCGGAGTAGCGGTGTCTCTAGCTATTATTTTAAACGTTTATCGCCATTTCAAGACAATAGATCCTTCCAAGATCGATGAAATGAAGTATTAA
- a CDS encoding DUF5074 domain-containing protein has protein sequence MKRFIAFVFMLFLFQSCMKDDYPVGENVFYDDADGVFITNEGNFMYGNASLSYYSPEKKTIINDAFFTANGIPLGDVAQSMEIRNGLGYVVVNNSGKIYVIDIKTFKLVGKITGLTSPRYIYFMSDEKAYVTDLYAKAITIINPKTYTVTGKIDVNNNYSQFYQHPTEQMVIYNNWLFVSCWSYDDKVLVIDTNTDKVVKEITVGKQPNSIVIDKNNKVWVICDGGYKGSPYGYENPSLIKIDAKTFSIEKVFDMEKGENQPSKLTINGHRDTIYYLNNGVWQMPVNAQQLSANPLIPEKNPGKKDKLFYGLGINPKTSEVYITDAIDYLQNGILYRYLPSGKPVDSCKVGIIPGSFCFKDND, from the coding sequence GTGAAAAGATTCATTGCTTTTGTGTTCATGCTATTCCTTTTTCAGTCGTGCATGAAAGACGATTATCCTGTAGGAGAAAATGTTTTTTATGATGATGCTGACGGTGTATTTATAACTAATGAAGGAAACTTTATGTACGGTAATGCGTCGTTATCGTATTACTCACCGGAAAAAAAAACGATTATTAATGATGCCTTTTTTACTGCCAATGGAATTCCATTAGGGGATGTAGCTCAATCAATGGAGATTAGAAATGGGTTGGGGTACGTTGTTGTAAATAATTCAGGAAAGATATATGTGATCGATATAAAAACGTTTAAGCTAGTGGGTAAGATCACTGGCTTAACATCTCCCCGTTACATCTATTTTATGTCTGATGAAAAGGCCTACGTAACCGATTTGTATGCCAAAGCAATTACCATCATAAACCCTAAAACCTACACTGTAACAGGTAAAATTGATGTAAATAATAACTATTCACAATTTTATCAGCATCCTACTGAACAAATGGTGATCTATAATAATTGGTTATTCGTGAGTTGTTGGTCATATGATGACAAAGTATTAGTAATAGATACCAATACAGATAAGGTGGTAAAAGAGATAACAGTAGGGAAACAACCAAACAGCATTGTGATAGATAAGAACAATAAGGTTTGGGTGATTTGTGACGGAGGATATAAGGGAAGTCCATACGGATACGAAAACCCTTCATTAATTAAAATCGATGCTAAAACATTTTCTATCGAAAAAGTGTTTGACATGGAGAAAGGTGAAAACCAACCTTCAAAACTTACGATTAACGGCCATCGGGACACTATTTATTATTTAAATAATGGTGTATGGCAAATGCCAGTTAACGCTCAACAGCTTTCGGCAAATCCATTGATTCCTGAAAAGAATCCAGGAAAAAAAGATAAATTATTTTATGGTTTAGGGATTAATCCGAAAACCTCAGAAGTATACATAACAGACGCCATTGATTATTTGCAAAATGGGATTCTATATAGGTATTTGCCTTCAGGTAAACCTGTTGATTCTTGCAAAGTAGGAATTATTCCAGGCAGTTTTTGCTTTAAAGATAACGACTAG
- a CDS encoding NADH-quinone oxidoreductase subunit J family protein has translation MLKVIFYILAFLTVAAAIYTVTCRNLARAVFVFFATLFCLAGIYVFAFADFVAITQIMVYVGGIVVLMLFGIMLSNRSMFSILTEQKNETHLFPVSVLSGTLLALVVLGGLLTLIWMGNIGQLSWMKNNVDSAHAYSGTENSANVLGVSFMTTYLLPLETISVYLLAVLVGAAYLARRKSRM, from the coding sequence TTGTTAAAGGTAATTTTTTACATTCTTGCTTTCCTTACAGTTGCAGCAGCAATTTATACGGTAACCTGTCGTAATCTTGCCCGTGCTGTTTTTGTGTTTTTTGCCACTTTGTTTTGCCTTGCCGGAATATATGTTTTTGCATTTGCAGATTTTGTGGCCATTACACAAATAATGGTATATGTGGGTGGAATTGTGGTATTGATGCTTTTTGGAATAATGCTTTCCAACAGAAGCATGTTTTCCATACTTACCGAACAAAAAAATGAAACTCACCTGTTTCCGGTAAGTGTTTTAAGTGGAACATTATTAGCACTTGTTGTATTAGGCGGCTTACTTACGCTAATTTGGATGGGAAATATCGGACAACTTAGTTGGATGAAAAACAATGTTGACTCGGCTCATGCTTATTCGGGAACTGAAAACTCAGCAAATGTGTTAGGTGTAAGCTTTATGACTACCTATTTGCTGCCATTAGAAACTATCTCTGTTTATTTATTAGCGGTATTGGTTGGAGCGGCTTATTTGGCAAGGAGAAAAAGTAGAATGTAA
- a CDS encoding complex I subunit 1/NuoH family protein, with the protein MIIAISLLLFIVLYTLAAVWAERKVSAFIQDRLGPMETGKFGLLQTFADILKLLQKEFITPTAADKWLFIVAPVLIFVSVYMGFAAIPIAPELIGTDSNLGIFYILAIISIEVVGFLMVGWGSNNKYALYGATRSVAQIVSYEIPAGIAVISAVMLTQSLSLHTITVNQGILSTETIKFLGFWKVNEIGGILAWNIFQAPHMLIAFVIYFTAALAESNRTPFDIPEAESELVAGFHIEYSGIRFALVFLAEYGMMLLVSMIAVVLFLGGWNTILPNIGPVKLATWTTGTIWGIFWMLGKSLILVLIQMWIRWTLPRFRVDQLMSFCWKVLTPAAFACLFISGIWRLMVM; encoded by the coding sequence ATGATCATTGCTATTAGTTTACTTCTTTTTATTGTTCTGTACACACTAGCTGCTGTTTGGGCTGAACGTAAAGTTTCAGCATTTATTCAGGATCGTTTGGGGCCGATGGAAACGGGTAAGTTTGGTTTGTTACAAACATTTGCTGATATCTTAAAGTTATTACAGAAAGAGTTTATTACTCCAACAGCTGCTGATAAGTGGCTTTTTATAGTTGCTCCTGTACTTATTTTTGTGTCTGTTTATATGGGTTTTGCGGCAATTCCGATTGCTCCTGAACTTATCGGTACAGATTCAAATCTTGGGATTTTTTACATACTTGCTATTATTTCCATTGAAGTAGTGGGTTTCTTAATGGTAGGATGGGGCTCTAATAATAAATATGCCTTATATGGAGCTACTCGTTCAGTTGCCCAGATAGTGTCTTACGAAATTCCAGCCGGAATTGCAGTCATATCTGCTGTGATGTTAACTCAAAGTTTAAGTTTACATACAATCACAGTTAACCAAGGAATATTATCTACTGAAACCATTAAGTTTTTAGGTTTCTGGAAGGTAAACGAAATAGGGGGGATTTTGGCATGGAACATATTTCAGGCACCTCATATGCTGATCGCATTTGTGATCTATTTTACTGCGGCTTTGGCAGAATCCAATAGAACACCGTTCGATATTCCGGAAGCAGAATCTGAGTTGGTTGCGGGTTTTCACATTGAATATTCAGGCATCCGTTTCGCTTTAGTTTTTCTTGCAGAATACGGAATGATGCTTCTGGTTTCAATGATTGCTGTTGTTTTATTCTTAGGAGGGTGGAATACAATATTACCAAATATCGGTCCTGTAAAATTAGCTACCTGGACAACCGGAACTATATGGGGCATTTTTTGGATGTTGGGTAAATCATTAATATTGGTTTTGATTCAAATGTGGATCAGATGGACTTTACCTCGTTTCCGTGTAGACCAGTTAATGTCATTTTGTTGGAAAGTATTAACTCCGGCAGCCTTTGCCTGCTTGTTTATTTCAGGTATCTGGAGATTAATGGTAATGTAA
- a CDS encoding 4Fe-4S binding protein codes for MKKSKLNIIEGFTTAIKGLTITLRHIIAARKKRKPTGIANDNYFQPEAGVVTIQYPHQQIPVPEVGRYQLHVEIDDCVVCDLCAKICPVDCITIESIKAVEDIGKTSDGTTKRLHAPKFFIDHAKCMYCGLCTTVCPTECITMTSEYDVSVLDIKEMDRKFSVMTEKEAEEKREMLEKFNQERAAAKAAASKKE; via the coding sequence ATGAAAAAAAGTAAGTTAAATATAATAGAAGGTTTCACCACAGCGATAAAAGGGTTAACAATTACGCTAAGGCATATTATTGCTGCGCGAAAAAAACGTAAACCTACCGGTATTGCTAATGATAACTATTTCCAGCCTGAAGCAGGAGTGGTTACAATCCAGTATCCGCATCAACAGATTCCTGTGCCGGAAGTGGGGCGTTATCAGTTGCATGTTGAAATTGATGATTGTGTAGTATGTGATCTCTGCGCAAAGATTTGTCCGGTTGATTGTATTACCATCGAATCGATAAAGGCTGTAGAAGATATTGGTAAAACATCTGATGGAACTACCAAACGTTTACACGCTCCAAAATTCTTTATTGATCATGCAAAATGCATGTATTGTGGTTTATGTACAACCGTTTGTCCGACAGAATGCATCACTATGACCAGCGAGTACGATGTAAGTGTGTTGGATATCAAAGAAATGGATCGTAAATTTTCGGTAATGACAGAGAAAGAAGCCGAAGAAAAACGTGAAATGTTAGAGAAATTTAACCAGGAGCGAGCTGCCGCAAAAGCTGCCGCATCCAAAAAAGAATAA
- the nuoL gene encoding NADH-quinone oxidoreductase subunit L encodes MTIIEQVNSVTGAAVMALILPLLSFLIIGFWGKKLPRKGDWVAVSFTFISFLLSVYCFINTWNKQPHHFSTEWLNTGIINIGVGISLDNLAVLMLVLVTLITTLVMVYSIEYMKGEKYYHRYFSHLSLFLFSMLGVVLADSLFLVYIFWELVGFASYLLIGFWFEKDTATAANKKAFIVNRVGDIAFLIGILILLTQFGTLDFNALFGIDGKTGLVQQGVVEKGYWKFINSFGKEVVLNQTMLTVAGLCIFGGAVAKSAQFPLHVWLPDAMEGPTSVSSLIHAATMVAAGVYLTARVFPLFSPDALTVITYVGSFTAFMAATIAITQNDLKRVLAYSTISQLGFMIAALGVGAWSVALFHLVTHAFFKCLLFLGAGSVIHQLHHVQHEQHLDFDTQDMRLMGGLRKQMPITHAVLLIASLSLAGLPFFSGYLSKDLILVNAWSWADSYGGLSIIVPVLLSIAAMCTAFYIFRLIFKVFWGQNRLEKLYPQNNVKVHESNKLMTVPMLILAAFTLFFFFSINPVHGLDAWILSGLKTPVNSFSIPLQLSHLAEQIVPVSTVVIALIMILLARIAYIQGKLTFLQESNFLFKFSFNAWYFDQLYSAVIVKPILAFGTFIKWFDRVVVDGIVNGAASLVQGFSAVVDWIDRYIVDGSVNGIAFLSGRIGEFFRGFQTGRIQQYMALSVFGLILIIVLSYFF; translated from the coding sequence GTGACAATAATTGAACAAGTAAATTCAGTAACGGGTGCCGCTGTAATGGCGTTAATTTTGCCATTATTGTCGTTTTTAATTATTGGTTTTTGGGGAAAGAAACTTCCGCGAAAAGGCGATTGGGTGGCGGTTTCTTTTACTTTCATTAGTTTTTTACTTTCTGTTTATTGTTTCATCAATACCTGGAATAAGCAACCGCATCATTTTTCAACCGAATGGTTAAATACCGGAATTATTAACATAGGCGTAGGTATTTCTTTGGATAATCTGGCTGTGCTAATGTTGGTATTAGTTACTTTAATAACCACATTGGTAATGGTTTATTCCATCGAGTATATGAAGGGCGAAAAATATTATCATCGCTATTTTTCTCATTTAAGTCTTTTTCTGTTTTCCATGCTGGGCGTTGTGCTTGCCGACTCACTTTTCCTTGTTTATATTTTTTGGGAATTGGTTGGTTTTGCGTCGTATTTATTGATCGGTTTCTGGTTTGAAAAAGATACGGCCACAGCCGCAAATAAGAAAGCTTTTATAGTAAACCGGGTTGGAGATATTGCTTTTCTGATCGGGATATTAATCCTGTTAACTCAATTCGGGACACTTGATTTTAATGCCCTATTTGGAATTGATGGTAAAACGGGTTTGGTTCAACAAGGTGTTGTTGAAAAAGGTTACTGGAAATTTATCAATAGTTTCGGGAAAGAAGTTGTATTGAATCAAACAATGCTTACCGTAGCGGGCTTGTGTATTTTTGGCGGAGCAGTTGCTAAGTCGGCACAATTTCCTTTACATGTTTGGTTACCAGATGCAATGGAAGGCCCTACATCGGTTTCCTCATTAATTCACGCGGCAACAATGGTTGCGGCGGGAGTTTATTTAACAGCACGTGTATTTCCTCTTTTCAGTCCAGATGCGTTAACAGTAATAACGTATGTGGGTTCATTCACTGCGTTCATGGCAGCCACAATTGCCATCACACAAAATGATCTTAAACGAGTATTAGCCTATTCAACCATCTCGCAATTAGGCTTTATGATTGCGGCTTTGGGGGTAGGAGCATGGTCAGTGGCTTTATTCCATTTAGTTACGCATGCATTTTTTAAATGTTTGTTATTCCTGGGAGCAGGTTCAGTGATCCACCAGTTACATCATGTGCAACATGAACAACATTTAGACTTCGATACTCAAGATATGCGCTTAATGGGAGGCTTAAGAAAGCAGATGCCAATAACCCATGCTGTATTACTGATCGCATCATTGTCCTTAGCCGGATTACCATTTTTCTCCGGTTATCTTTCAAAAGACTTAATCCTGGTAAATGCATGGTCGTGGGCTGATAGTTACGGAGGCTTGTCAATAATAGTTCCTGTACTCTTATCGATTGCCGCTATGTGTACGGCTTTCTATATATTCAGATTAATATTTAAAGTTTTCTGGGGCCAAAACAGGTTAGAGAAATTATACCCACAGAACAATGTAAAGGTACATGAGTCTAATAAACTGATGACAGTTCCGATGCTCATTTTGGCGGCATTTACATTGTTTTTCTTTTTCTCTATAAACCCGGTACATGGCTTGGATGCCTGGATTCTTTCAGGGCTAAAAACTCCCGTGAATTCATTTTCAATACCATTGCAACTTTCACATTTGGCAGAGCAAATAGTACCAGTTTCAACAGTTGTTATAGCATTGATAATGATCTTGTTGGCACGAATAGCCTATATTCAGGGTAAATTAACCTTTTTGCAAGAATCAAATTTCTTATTCAAATTTTCATTTAATGCATGGTATTTCGATCAGCTGTATTCGGCCGTGATTGTAAAACCAATACTTGCATTCGGTACCTTCATCAAGTGGTTTGATCGAGTTGTGGTTGATGGTATTGTAAATGGAGCAGCTAGTTTAGTACAAGGCTTTTCGGCAGTTGTCGATTGGATTGACCGTTATATTGTTGATGGTTCTGTAAATGGAATAGCATTTTTAAGTGGCCGTATTGGAGAATTCTTCAGGGGCTTTCAAACAGGGCGTATACAGCAATATATGGCTCTGAGTGTTTTTGGTTTAATTTTGATTATTGTTCTAAGTTATTTTTTCTGA